The following are encoded in a window of Deltaproteobacteria bacterium genomic DNA:
- a CDS encoding serine/threonine protein kinase: MQNAGALSISDAFAGPRQLGRYTLLVKLATGGMADIFLAKQRGAQGFEKLVVVKRILPNYAADPEFVGMFLDEGRLAAHLTHPNIVQTFDLGEDAGSYFIAMEYVAGESLVAMARAARLKGKLIDDRFSARLISQAAVALDHAHRQTDVMGSPLNIVHRDVSPQNLLVTYDGQLKVVDFGIAKAANRATQTGDGQVKGKITYMAPEQLRGDQEVTGQADIFALGVVLFELVTGTRLVEGGDQARAISLIGGNAPMPLPSERRPDLDAELDRIIGRAMKKDLGERYKTAGELHADLEAWLGTHQVTAAEISAFVRELFSDKIAKRKEIIEKALKGEFEAKGEVGVAEAKSGGSMPDGTAYVHEPFAAIQRQQRMKVLAGIGGGAALLIGVGVFAFGHHGSEPDPQRKPPMVATPALAPAPKPAEPTPAPPAPAPTPTPTPVAATPKLTSTPAPAPTPTPAPTPTPIAVAPKPAHVFRARPGKLSIDTTPWTEVFWRGKSLGQTPLIGVDLPPGSQRLVLKNPGEKIEQTVEVEIKSDQTTAKRLRLQ, translated from the coding sequence GTGCAAAACGCGGGAGCCCTCTCGATCAGCGACGCGTTCGCGGGCCCGCGGCAGCTGGGCCGCTACACGCTCCTCGTGAAGCTCGCCACCGGCGGCATGGCCGACATCTTCCTGGCCAAGCAGCGCGGCGCGCAGGGCTTCGAGAAGCTGGTGGTGGTGAAGCGGATCCTGCCCAACTACGCCGCGGATCCCGAGTTCGTGGGCATGTTCCTCGACGAGGGGCGGCTGGCGGCGCACCTCACCCACCCGAACATCGTCCAGACGTTCGACCTCGGCGAGGACGCCGGCAGCTACTTCATCGCCATGGAGTACGTGGCCGGCGAGAGCCTGGTGGCCATGGCGCGCGCGGCCCGGCTCAAGGGCAAGCTCATCGACGACCGTTTCTCGGCGCGGCTCATCTCGCAAGCCGCCGTGGCGCTGGATCACGCGCACCGCCAGACGGATGTGATGGGCAGCCCACTGAACATCGTCCACCGCGACGTCTCGCCGCAGAACCTGCTCGTCACCTACGACGGCCAGCTCAAGGTCGTCGACTTCGGCATCGCCAAGGCGGCGAACCGCGCCACCCAGACCGGCGACGGCCAGGTGAAGGGGAAGATCACGTACATGGCGCCGGAGCAGCTCCGCGGCGACCAGGAGGTGACCGGCCAGGCCGACATCTTCGCGCTCGGCGTGGTGCTCTTCGAGCTCGTCACCGGCACGCGGCTGGTGGAGGGCGGCGACCAGGCGCGGGCCATCTCGCTCATCGGTGGCAACGCGCCCATGCCGCTGCCCTCGGAGCGGCGGCCCGATCTCGACGCAGAGCTCGACCGGATCATCGGCCGGGCCATGAAGAAGGATCTCGGCGAGCGCTACAAGACCGCGGGCGAGCTTCACGCCGACCTCGAGGCCTGGCTGGGCACGCACCAGGTGACGGCCGCGGAGATCTCCGCGTTCGTGCGCGAGCTCTTCTCCGACAAGATCGCCAAGCGCAAGGAGATCATCGAGAAGGCGCTGAAGGGCGAGTTCGAGGCCAAGGGCGAGGTGGGCGTCGCGGAGGCCAAGAGCGGCGGCTCCATGCCCGACGGCACCGCCTACGTGCACGAGCCCTTCGCGGCCATCCAGCGTCAGCAGCGCATGAAGGTGCTGGCCGGCATCGGCGGCGGCGCGGCGCTGCTCATCGGCGTCGGCGTCTTCGCGTTCGGCCACCATGGCTCGGAGCCCGACCCGCAGCGAAAGCCGCCCATGGTGGCGACGCCCGCTCTCGCTCCCGCTCCCAAGCCGGCGGAACCCACGCCCGCGCCGCCAGCACCTGCGCCGACGCCGACGCCAACGCCGGTCGCTGCGACTCCCAAGCTCACTTCGACGCCCGCGCCCGCTCCGACACCAACGCCCGCTCCGACGCCGACGCCCATCGCCGTGGCGCCGAAGCCTGCGCACGTCTTCCGTGCGCGGCCGGGGAAGCTCTCCATCGACACCACGCCGTGGACCGAGGTCTTCTGGCGCGGCAAGAGCCTGGGCCAGACGCCGCTCATCGGCGTGGACTTGCCGCCCGGCTCGCAGCGCCTGGTGCTCAAGAACCCGGGCGAGAAGATCGAGCAGACCGTCGAGGTCGAGATCAAGAGCGACCAGACGACCGCCAAGCGGCTGCGGCTCCAGTAG